In Opitutaceae bacterium TAV5, one genomic interval encodes:
- a CDS encoding ankyrin, with protein sequence MATHPSPAASPCTVTEAEEKRYAELQLMALDFARHGETETLHSMLRAGLAANLEDHRGNTLLMLAAYNGHADTVRMLLACGADVDRRNGRGQTPLGGAAFKGDVEMLGILFDAGADVNADNGGGMTPLMFAGMFGRWPAAAFLKKRGAARGRRTLRSTAMHALALVWRTWRRLRTLPGSTFGGDPAAGPAARRVI encoded by the coding sequence ATGGCAACGCATCCGTCACCGGCCGCCTCGCCGTGCACCGTCACCGAGGCGGAGGAAAAACGCTACGCCGAGCTGCAACTCATGGCGCTCGATTTCGCGCGCCACGGGGAGACGGAAACCCTGCACTCCATGCTGCGCGCCGGTCTGGCCGCCAACCTGGAGGACCACCGGGGCAACACCCTGCTGATGCTCGCCGCCTACAACGGCCACGCGGACACCGTCCGCATGCTGCTGGCCTGCGGCGCGGACGTGGACCGGCGCAATGGCCGGGGGCAGACGCCGCTCGGCGGCGCCGCCTTCAAGGGCGACGTGGAGATGCTGGGAATCCTGTTCGATGCCGGTGCGGACGTGAATGCGGACAACGGCGGCGGCATGACGCCGCTCATGTTTGCCGGGATGTTTGGCCGGTGGCCCGCCGCCGCCTTTTTGAAAAAACGCGGGGCCGCCCGCGGCAGGCGCACCCTGCGCTCCACGGCGATGCACGCCCTTGCCCTCGTCTGGCGGACGTGGCGGCGCCTGCGGACCTTGCCGGGATCGACATTCGGAGGCGACCCCGCCGCCGGGCCTGCCGCGCGGCGGGTGATCTGA
- a CDS encoding catalase — MSNPSILTTTAGNPVADNQNSLSAGPRGPLLLQDYQLLEKLAHQNRERVPERTVHAKGSGAFGTFTVTHDITRYTKASVFSAVGKKTDVLLRFSTVAGERGAADAERDVRGFALKFYTDEGNWDLVGNNTPVFFVRDPLKFPDFIHTQKRHPRTNLRSATAMWDFWSLSPESLHQVTILMSDRGLPAGYRHVNGFGSHTYSLFNAGNERFWVKFHFKTAQGIRNLTNREAEALVGKDRESAQRDLYEAIERGDFPKWNVKIQVMPEHEAETYHINPFDLTKVWPHADYPLIDVGVLELNRNPENYFAEIEQAAFAPKNIVPGIGFSPDKMLQARIFSYADAHRYRIGTWYEKLPVNAPKSPVNTYHLDGAMHFTAPESSDAWYEPNSFNGPVQSPAHAEPPLRISGDADRYDHRIGNDDYTQPGNLFRLMSDDQKRQLFENIAEAMAGVPDFIVERQLGHFTKADPAYGEGVRQAIARLAAAASS; from the coding sequence ATGAGCAATCCCTCCATCCTGACGACCACCGCGGGCAATCCCGTGGCTGACAACCAGAACTCCCTCAGCGCCGGGCCGCGCGGCCCCCTCCTCCTGCAGGATTACCAGTTGCTTGAAAAGCTGGCCCACCAGAACCGCGAACGCGTGCCCGAGCGCACCGTCCACGCCAAGGGCTCCGGCGCCTTCGGCACCTTCACCGTCACGCACGACATCACGCGCTACACGAAGGCCAGCGTGTTTTCCGCGGTCGGCAAGAAAACCGACGTGCTGCTGCGTTTCTCGACCGTCGCCGGCGAGCGTGGCGCGGCCGATGCCGAGCGCGACGTGCGCGGCTTCGCCCTGAAATTCTACACCGACGAGGGCAACTGGGATCTCGTCGGCAACAACACCCCCGTCTTCTTCGTGCGCGACCCGCTGAAGTTTCCCGATTTCATCCATACCCAGAAACGCCACCCGCGCACCAACCTGCGCAGCGCCACCGCCATGTGGGATTTCTGGTCGCTCTCCCCGGAAAGCCTGCACCAGGTGACGATCCTGATGTCCGACCGCGGCCTGCCCGCCGGCTACCGTCACGTCAACGGCTTCGGTTCCCATACCTACAGCCTGTTCAACGCCGGGAACGAGCGCTTCTGGGTGAAATTCCACTTCAAGACCGCCCAGGGCATCAGGAACCTCACCAATCGCGAAGCCGAGGCCCTTGTCGGCAAGGATCGCGAAAGCGCGCAGCGCGACCTCTACGAGGCAATCGAGCGTGGCGATTTCCCGAAATGGAACGTCAAAATCCAGGTCATGCCCGAACACGAGGCGGAGACCTATCACATCAACCCGTTTGACCTGACCAAGGTGTGGCCGCATGCCGACTACCCGCTGATCGACGTCGGCGTGCTGGAGCTCAACCGCAATCCGGAGAACTACTTCGCCGAGATCGAGCAGGCCGCCTTCGCGCCGAAGAACATCGTCCCCGGCATCGGTTTCTCGCCCGACAAGATGTTGCAGGCCCGCATCTTCTCCTATGCCGACGCCCACCGCTACCGCATCGGCACCTGGTATGAGAAGCTCCCGGTCAACGCGCCCAAATCCCCGGTCAACACCTATCATCTCGACGGGGCCATGCATTTCACCGCGCCCGAAAGCAGCGATGCCTGGTACGAGCCCAACAGCTTCAACGGCCCCGTGCAGTCGCCCGCCCACGCGGAGCCGCCGCTGCGCATCTCCGGCGACGCCGACCGCTACGACCACCGCATCGGCAACGACGACTACACGCAGCCCGGCAACCTGTTCCGCCTCATGTCGGACGACCAGAAGCGCCAGCTCTTCGAGAACATCGCCGAGGCCATGGCCGGCGTGCCCGATTTTATCGTCGAGCGTCAGCTGGGTCACTTCACGAAAGCCGATCCGGCCTATGGCGAAGGCGTCCGGCAGGCGATCGCCCGGCTCGCCGCGGCGGCCTCCTCCTGA